A region of Spiroplasma endosymbiont of Crioceris asparagi DNA encodes the following proteins:
- a CDS encoding lipoate--protein ligase yields MLIFKTDTTDPRYNLAIEDFFVRSSKYQEPILFLWQNHNTIVIGRNQNVTSEVNIKLALADDVTIIRRNTGGGAVFHDLGNLNFSIIYDDKQNTGISMFQETMTPILDALKLYNLNPCFLGRNDIAINGKKISGNAMLKHQNRFLQHGTLLFNSNLELLSKYLTVDRQKIISKNIKSISSRVTNINNEAEKPIEIADFIKKLINVFSQKQNVKEITLTDEDKLEINKLFVEKYCSHDWTFNKHNDFNYKNKIYYPGKGLFEVELNIESGAIKEIKLFGDFLGFIGTNEIEQKLTNVKYDHQSILDVLKTIDIQKIFGADITNEELLNLLIM; encoded by the coding sequence ATGTTAATTTTTAAAACTGATACAACAGACCCTAGGTATAATTTAGCAATTGAAGACTTTTTTGTAAGAAGTTCTAAATATCAAGAGCCAATTCTATTTTTGTGACAAAATCACAATACTATTGTGATTGGTCGTAATCAAAATGTTACTAGTGAAGTAAATATCAAACTTGCATTAGCAGATGATGTTACTATTATTCGAAGAAATACTGGCGGAGGCGCAGTTTTTCATGATTTGGGTAATTTAAATTTTAGTATTATTTATGATGATAAACAAAATACTGGAATATCAATGTTTCAAGAAACAATGACTCCAATATTAGATGCCTTAAAGTTATATAATTTAAACCCATGTTTTTTGGGAAGAAATGACATTGCTATTAATGGCAAAAAAATTTCTGGTAATGCAATGTTAAAACATCAAAATCGTTTTTTACAACATGGTACCTTATTGTTTAATTCTAACTTAGAATTGTTATCAAAATATTTAACAGTTGATCGTCAAAAAATTATTTCTAAAAACATTAAATCAATTAGTAGTCGAGTTACAAACATTAATAATGAAGCTGAAAAACCAATTGAAATTGCTGATTTCATTAAAAAATTAATTAATGTGTTTTCACAAAAACAAAATGTAAAAGAAATTACTTTAACTGATGAAGATAAACTAGAAATTAACAAATTATTTGTAGAGAAATATTGTAGTCATGATTGAACATTCAATAAACATAATGACTTTAACTATAAAAATAAAATTTATTATCCTGGTAAAGGGTTGTTTGAAGTTGAATTAAATATTGAGTCAGGAGCAATTAAAGAGATTAAATTATTTGGTGACTTTTTAGGATTTATTGGAACTAATGAAATTGAACAAAAATTAACTAATGTGAAATATGATCATCAATCAATTTTAGATGTTTTAAAAACTATTGATATTCAAAAAATATTTGGTGCTGATATTACCAATGAAGAATTATTGAACTTATTAATTATGTAA
- a CDS encoding FAD-dependent oxidoreductase, with protein sequence MKTIVIGTNHAGTTAVRTLRRLAPEMEVTTYDQSDVISFLGCGIALWVGGQIKDPQGLFYASPELLKKEKINVNMNHKWVGIDKVKKTVKFENLLTKEIVEDHYDKLIISTGTWPVTPPIEGIDLENVQICKNYYHAQKIKAANNDKNIKNITIVGAGYIGVELVDAFVKSGKNVSLVDICDRIMPMYYDGEMTEIIEKEMQQNNVNLFLKSKVVKFGGVNGKVNKVILDNGEIDTDYVVFSVGVKPKTELLKGIIDLDERGAVITNDYMQSSDKNIYAIGDCATVLNIALNKRIQVALATTAVRTGILAAINIVKNNALKSPGFTGANGIEVFNWKMGATGISMTAAKKMGIDAEEKVFEDNDRPEFMPTFKKVKIKLIWEKKSRRIIGAQVASTNNHTEVMYMFALAIQKGLTIDELPLVDIFFLPHFNKPYNFITLASLEVLGLNFFKE encoded by the coding sequence TATGATCAAAGTGATGTCATTTCTTTTTTAGGATGTGGAATCGCCTTATGAGTTGGAGGACAAATTAAAGATCCACAAGGATTGTTTTACGCTAGTCCAGAATTATTAAAAAAAGAAAAAATTAATGTTAATATGAATCACAAATGAGTTGGAATTGACAAAGTTAAAAAAACTGTTAAATTTGAAAATCTTTTAACAAAAGAAATTGTTGAAGACCATTATGATAAATTAATTATTTCAACTGGAACTTGACCAGTAACCCCACCAATTGAAGGTATTGATTTAGAAAATGTACAAATTTGTAAAAACTATTATCATGCTCAAAAAATTAAAGCAGCTAATAATGATAAAAATATTAAAAATATAACTATTGTTGGTGCAGGTTATATTGGGGTAGAACTAGTTGATGCCTTTGTTAAATCAGGGAAAAATGTTTCTTTGGTTGATATATGTGACCGTATTATGCCAATGTATTATGATGGAGAAATGACAGAAATTATTGAAAAAGAAATGCAACAAAACAATGTTAATTTATTTTTAAAATCTAAAGTTGTAAAATTTGGCGGAGTTAATGGTAAAGTTAACAAAGTTATTTTAGATAATGGTGAAATTGATACAGATTATGTTGTATTCTCAGTTGGTGTTAAACCAAAAACTGAATTGCTAAAAGGAATAATTGATCTTGATGAACGTGGAGCAGTCATTACTAATGATTATATGCAATCATCTGATAAAAATATTTATGCAATTGGTGACTGTGCAACTGTTTTAAATATTGCATTAAATAAACGTATTCAAGTTGCTTTAGCAACAACTGCTGTACGTACAGGAATTTTAGCAGCAATAAATATTGTAAAAAACAATGCTTTAAAATCACCTGGATTTACTGGGGCAAATGGAATTGAAGTCTTTAATTGAAAAATGGGAGCTACTGGAATTTCAATGACTGCTGCCAAAAAAATGGGAATAGATGCAGAAGAAAAAGTCTTTGAAGATAATGATCGTCCAGAATTTATGCCAACTTTTAAAAAAGTAAAAATTAAACTTATTTGAGAAAAAAAATCTCGTAGAATTATTGGAGCACAAGTTGCTTCAACAAATAATCACACTGAAGTTATGTATATGTTTGCGTTAGCAATTCAAAAAGGATTAACTATTGATGAATTACCATTAGTTGATATTTTCTTCTTACCACACTTTAATAAACCATATAACTTTATCACATTAGCCTCACTTGAAGTTTTAGGATTGAATTTCTTCAAAGAATAA